A genomic region of Klebsiella sp. RIT-PI-d contains the following coding sequences:
- the rlmA gene encoding 23S rRNA (guanine(745)-N(1))-methyltransferase: MSYSCPLCHAPLTRHDNSYLCPQRHQFDQAKEGYVNLLPVQHKRSRDPGDSAEMMQARRAFLDAGHYQPLRDALVERLRHIAPQTLLDIGCGEGYYTHAFADVAGDTWGLDVAKAAIRPAAKRYPQVNFCVASSQRLPFNAHSMDAVMRIYAPCNPQELARVVKPGGWVITVTPGPRHLMELKGLIYPQIHLHEPTNEPLTHFELYEHNSLSYEMALRGEEAVALLQMTPFAWRAKPSVWQTLATQAVFRCQTDFSIHCWQRES, from the coding sequence ATGTCTTACAGTTGCCCGCTTTGCCATGCCCCACTGACCCGGCATGATAACAGCTATCTTTGCCCGCAGCGGCATCAGTTCGACCAGGCAAAAGAGGGGTACGTAAATCTGCTGCCGGTACAACATAAGCGTTCACGCGATCCGGGTGACAGTGCAGAGATGATGCAGGCGCGGCGTGCCTTTCTCGATGCCGGGCATTATCAGCCGCTGCGTGACGCGCTGGTGGAAAGGTTGCGGCATATTGCTCCGCAAACGCTTCTGGATATTGGATGTGGAGAGGGATATTACACCCATGCTTTTGCTGATGTTGCCGGAGATACATGGGGGCTTGATGTCGCAAAAGCGGCTATCCGGCCGGCGGCTAAACGCTATCCTCAGGTGAATTTTTGCGTTGCCTCCAGCCAGCGTCTGCCGTTTAATGCGCACAGCATGGACGCCGTTATGCGTATTTATGCGCCCTGTAATCCGCAGGAGCTGGCGAGAGTAGTTAAGCCTGGAGGGTGGGTGATCACAGTAACGCCGGGGCCCCGGCATTTAATGGAGCTGAAAGGGCTTATCTATCCGCAAATTCATTTGCATGAACCGACCAACGAACCACTTACCCATTTTGAGCTTTATGAACATAACTCGCTGAGTTATGAGATGGCGTTACGTGGGGAAGAGGCCGTGGCACTACTGCAAATGACGCCTTTTGCCTGGCGGGCAAAGCCGTCAGTGTGGCAAACGTTAGCAACCCAGGCGGTATTTCGCTGCCAGACTGATTTCAGTATTCACTGCTGGCAGCGGGAAAGTTAA
- the mntP gene encoding manganese efflux pump MntP, whose protein sequence is MNLSATVLLALGMSMDAFAASIGKGATLHKPKFSEALRTGLIFGAVETLTPLIGWALGMLATQFVLEWNHWIAFFLLLFLGCRMVIEGFRDNEDERGEPQHRHGFFLLVTTAIATSLDAMAVGVGLAFLQVNIITTALAIGCATLVMSTLGIMLGRFIGPLLGKRAEILGGVVLIGIGCQILWSHYAG, encoded by the coding sequence ATGAATTTATCCGCTACCGTTCTCCTTGCTCTCGGCATGTCGATGGATGCTTTCGCCGCCTCTATCGGAAAGGGTGCCACTCTTCACAAACCTAAATTCTCTGAAGCCCTGCGTACCGGTCTTATCTTTGGGGCAGTCGAAACGCTAACGCCGCTGATTGGTTGGGCACTGGGTATGCTGGCCACCCAGTTTGTACTGGAGTGGAACCACTGGATTGCCTTTTTCCTGCTGCTGTTTTTAGGCTGCCGTATGGTTATCGAAGGTTTTCGCGATAATGAGGATGAGAGGGGCGAGCCGCAGCACCGCCATGGTTTTTTCCTGCTGGTCACTACGGCGATTGCCACCAGTCTTGATGCAATGGCGGTTGGCGTCGGTCTGGCATTTTTGCAGGTCAACATTATTACCACCGCGCTGGCCATTGGCTGCGCAACACTTGTGATGTCCACCCTCGGTATCATGCTTGGTCGCTTTATAGGCCCGCTGCTGGGCAAGCGGGCAGAGATCCTCGGCGGCGTGGTGCTTATCGGCATCGGCTGCCAGATCCTCTGGAGCCACTACGCCGGTTAA